The following are from one region of the Fusarium keratoplasticum isolate Fu6.1 chromosome 4, whole genome shotgun sequence genome:
- a CDS encoding Trafficking protein particle complex subunit encodes MVVYSFHIFDRHTECIYSKSWLPPSTNPADPDAPAANTTAPTTSSDDAKLLFGTVFSLRNMVRKLGGDDDAFISYRTAQYKLHFYETPANLRFVILTDTATLSMRNVLHQIYINLWVEYVVKNPLAPVEHKHGEGVKNELFELGLDQFIRGLM; translated from the exons ATGGTTGTCTACTCATTCCACATCTTTGACCGGCACA CCGAGTGCATCTACTCCAAGTCCTGGCTCCCCCCGTCCACAAACCCAGCCGACCCCGATGCCCCCGCAGCCAACACCACAGCCCCGACGACGTCGTCCGACGACGCCAAGCTCCTCTTCGGCACCGTCTTTTCCCTGCGCAACATGGTCCGCAAGctcggcggcgacgacgacgccttCATCAGCTACCGCACCGCGCAGTACAAGCTGCACTTTTACGAGACCCCCGCCAACCTGcgcttcgtcatcctcaccGACACGGCCACGCTGAGCATGCGCAACGTGCTGCACCAGATATACATCAACCTGTGGGTGGAATACG TGGTCAAGAATCCTCTGGCGCCGGTTGAGCACAAGCATGGCGAGGGCGTCAAGAATGAGCTCTTTGAGCTTGGACTGGATCAGTTCATCAGGGGGTTGATGTGA
- a CDS encoding C2H2-type domain-containing protein — protein sequence MKRSRELQEELDSDSETAGTQPTIRPVFKVTQLDSAIDDELDSFAMRCNLPPHREPLAFKTYDEYEVHYNKSHTNRCLECRKNFPSEHLLNVHIEECHDPLVTVKREKGEHTYSCFVEGCERKCMTHQKRRMHLIDKHMYPKNFFFAVTRDGIDGRRSLLNDGSHHRRRSSTNSQVTKGSRRRASLLEAEGANSQQEPKSPKTPKSPKAQKEEKKPDSDKSPDTEMADLAGAMSSLSFVPPSIRFGRGRAGFSKR from the exons ATGAAGCGCTCACGAGAGCTCCAAGAAGAGCTAGATTCGGACTCCGAAACTGCAGGTACCCAGCCCACCATCCGCCCGGTTTTCAAGGTCACCCAGCTCGACTCTGCCATCGACGACGAGCTCGACTCATTCGCCATGAGATGCAATTTGCCGCCACACAGAGAGCCTCTGGCCTTCAAGACCTACGACGAGTACGAGGTTCACTACAACAAGTCTCACACAAATCGATGCCTCGAGTGCCGCAAGAACTTTCCCAGCGAGCATCTGCTCAACGTCCACATTGAAGAATGCCATGACCCGTTGGTGACTGTCAAGCGGGAAAAGGGGGAGCATACT TACTCCTGCTTCGTGGAAGGCTGTGAGCGCAAGTGCATGACACACCAGAAGCGACGGATGCACCTCATCGACAAGCACATGTACCCGAAgaacttcttcttcgccgTCACAAGAGATGGCATCGACGGTAGGAGGTCCCTCTTAAACGACGGCAgtcaccaccgccgccgatCTTCAACCAACTCGCAAGTCACAAAGGGCTCTCGGCGCCGCGCAAGtcttctcgaggccgagggcgcaAATTCACAGCAGGAACCCAAGTCACCAAAGACACCAAAGTCACCAAAGGCacagaaggaggagaagaagccagacAGCGACAAGTCCCCAGACACGGAGATGGCGGATCTTGCGGGCGCCATGTCGTCGCTGAGCTTTGTCCCCCCAAGCATCCGGTTCGGACGCGGGAGGGCAGGCTTCTCCAAGAGATAG
- a CDS encoding Protein kinase domain-containing protein, which produces MDTSQSAPVPEIRPSFTFPSPQVKVDCHDEAVDDNPPPPLAHHLTEPTAVHRFSSPMRHHKRTPSAHREVKETLDAQTQFGNEDADGKSNHRVNQYTILEEIGRGSYGAVHLATDQFGHEYAVKEFSKARLRKRAQSHILRQGPRGPRRMGPGFGFNARATESNDALHFIREEIAIMKKLYHPNLVQLYEVLDDPEEDSIYMVLEMCRKGVVMKVGLDEQAEPYPEENCRYWFRDLILAIEYLHAQGIIHRDIKPDNLLLSDDDVLKVVDFGVSEMFQKPENMRTAKSAGSPAFLPPELCGKHADVSGTAADIWSMGVSLYCLKYGRIPFNREGVLDMYDAIKSDEPQIPEDENPDFVDLMSKILEKDPEKRITMDKLREHPWVTQKGADPLLPAEENCANMIEPPNELEVIRAFTRKMNHLLCVMKAIHRFKNILARHRASSRPGSGTPNQMQGAFDPSQERAKAEVIEALLSQRRKVQAQKLVKEDNEAPPARDDREEGVPFLGIGTGARGDFAKDEATPALVSDSPTAVDFNVYDRAYESAIENITSGQNDSSRKPTVYLTKFVKDAKNMKGVPELVEGVDTPKDEDRQASSSSTGTITQLTSKLDVSDAK; this is translated from the exons ATGGACACCTCTCAATCCGCGCCGGTCCCTGAGATCAGGCCGTCGTTCACTTTCCCATCGCCTCAGGTCAAGGTTGACTGCCACGATGAAGCCGTCGACGACAACCCCCCGCCACCCCTCGCCCACCACCT GACCGAGCCTACCGCTGTCCATCGCTTCTCGAGCCCCATGCGACACCACAAGCGAACCCCGAGTGCCCATCGCGAAGTCAAG GAAACCCTCGATGCGCAGACGCAGTTCGGAAACGAAGATGCTGACGGAAAGTCGAATCATCGCGTGAACCAATATACTATCTTGGAGGAGATTGGGAGAGGCTCATATGGTGCCGTTCATCTCGCGACGGATCAGTTTGGCCATGAGTAT GCCGTCAAAGAATTCTCAAAAGCTCGTCTTCGAAAACGGGCCCAGTCGCATATCTTGAGGCAgggccctcgaggccctAGACGTATGGGCCCTGGCTTTGGATTCAATGCTCGCGCCACCGAGAGCAACGATGCGCTGCACTTTATTCGTGAGGAaatcgccatcatgaagaagTTATACCACCCCAATTTGGTCCAGCTTTACGAGGTGCTGGATGACCCCGAGGAGGATTCCATCTACATGGTCTTGGAGATGTGCAGGAAAGGCGTCGTCATGAAGGTCGGTCTGGATGAACAGGCTGAGCCATACCCCGAAGAGAACTGCCGTTACTGGTTTCGCGACTTGATCCTGGCCATTGAGTACC TTCACGCCCAAGGTATCATCCACCGAGACATCAAGCCCGACAATCTTCTCTTgtcggatgatgatgtcctcAAGGTGGTTGATTTTGGCGTGTCCGAGATGTTCCAGAAGCCAGAGAACATGAGGACAGCAAAGTCTGCTGGCTCGCCCGCGTTTCTCCCCCCTGAGCTTTGCGGCAAGCATGCTGATGTCTCGGGCACTGCCGCTGATATCTGGTCTATGGGCGTCTCGTTATACTGCCTCAAATATGGTCGGATACCCTTCAACCGCGAAGGCGTCCTAGACATGTATGATGCTATCAAGTCGGATGAGCCGCAAATCCCCGAAGACGAGAACCCTGATTTTGTCGACCTGATGAGTAAGATCCTCGAAAAGGACCCAGAGAAGCGTATCACCATGGATAAACTCCGA GAGCATCCCTGGGTGACCCAGAAAGGAGCTGATCCCCTGCTCCCCGCAGAGGAGAACTGTGCCAACATGATCGAGCCCCCAAATGAACTCGAGGTCATCCGCGCCTTCACGCGTAAGATGAATCACCTCCTCTGCGTTATGAAGGCCATCCACCGCTTCAAGAACATATTGGCCAGGCATCGCGCCAGCTCTCGACCCGGGTCAGGCACCCCTAACCAGATGCAGGGTGCCTTTGATCCATCCCAGGAGAGGGCCAAGGCTGAAGTGATTGAGGCCCTACTGTCGCAGCGACGGAAAGTCCAGGCTCAGAAGCTCGTGAAAGAAGACAACGAGGCACCGCCAGCAAGGGATGATAGGGAGGAGGGCGTGCCTTTCTTGGGCATCGGCACGGGTGCCAGGGGCGACTTTGCCAAAGACGAGGCCACCCCCGCCCTGGTCTCAGATTCTCCAACTGCCGTCGACTTTAACGTCTACGATCGGGCGTATGAGAGCGCTATCGAAAACATCACTTCGGGGCAGAATGACTCGTCACGCAAACCGACCGTGTACCTAACTAAGTTCGTCAAGGATGCGAAGAACATGAAGGGGGTCCCCGAACTTGTCGAGGGCGTAGATACGCCCAAAGACGAAGATCGGCAGgcgtcctcgagctcgacggGCACGATAACACAGCTGACGTCGAAGCTGGACGTGTCTGATGCCAAGTAA
- a CDS encoding Protein kinase domain-containing protein, with product MPNLPGSSKPPSASSSKPSSIKSQDGVKKSPGLTPQNGTGLNGTPSDTHLKPPDKSSVKNRLTRMFSSKDPSRVPTPAPSSVDLPNRPRASSTNGTSTPAGKTSSAEKGGEKSTTKSTEKPTSAAKTTKPSSSKEQFQRFVLDAEFQGGHEHHLRSSRRQEKLTDMWRTFLRKKQDAPEHDLSLVSNWVDTLQQEKEEASDKKGGPNATTTLVEKYGKCQEVVGRGAFGIVRISHKKVGGSGEKLFAVKEFRRRPEETEKKYSKRLTAEFCISSSLRHPNVIHTLDLLKDAKGDYCEVMEFCAGGDLYTLVLSSGKLEVQEADCFFKQMMRGVEYLHEMGVAHRDLKPENLLLTTRGALKITDFGNGECFRMAWETDAHMVSGLCGSAPYIAPEEYTDKEFDARAVDVWACGVIYMAMRTGRHLWRLAKKDDDEFYARYLEGRRDEEGYGPIESLHRARCRNVIYSVLDPHPTRRLTAAQVLKSEWVREIKLCKAGEEGL from the exons ATGCCAAACCTCCCAGGTTCCTCTAAGCCGCCCTCCGCATCGAGCTCGAAACCCTCGTCCATTAAGTCACAGGATGGCGTCAAGAAATCCCCTGGTTTGACACCGCAGAACGGTACAGGCCTTAATGGCACTCCTTCCGACACTCATTTGAAGCCCCCGGACAAGTCTTCAGTCAAGAACCGTCTCACCCGCATGTTCTCCTCCAAGGACCCTTCTCGAGTTCCAACCCCCGCCCCGTCCTCAGTCGACCTTCCTAACCGTCCGCGGGCTTCATCAACGAATGGCACCTCAACCCCTGCTGGGAAAACCTCGTCCGCCGAGAAGGGTGGTGAGAAGTCTACGACCAAGTCAACCGAAAAGCCGACGTCTGCGGCAAAAACAACCAAGCCTTCAAGTAGCAAGGAACAATTTCAGCGATTCGTCCTCGATGCCGAGTTCCAAGGCGGCCATGAGCATCACCTCAGGTCTAGCAGACGCCAGGAGAAGCTGACAGACATGTGGAGAACGTTTCTGCGCAAAAAGCAAGACGCTCCTGAACACGACCTTTCCCTCGTCTCAAATTGGGTGGACACTCTACagcaggagaaggaagaggccaGTGACAAAAAGGGCGGGCCCAACGCAACAACAACCCTGGTTGAAAAGTACGGCAAATGTCAAGAGGTTGTCGGACGTGGGGCTTTCGGCATTGTTCGGATTTCCCACAAGAAGGTCGGTGGCAGTGGCGAGAAGCTCTTTGCTGTCAAGGAATTTCGACGGAGACCCGAAGAAACCGAAAAGAAGTATAGCAAGCGACTGACGGCCGAGTTTTGCATCTCATCATCGCTTCGCCACCCTAACGTTATTCACACTCTAGATCtcctcaaggatgccaagggAGATTATTGTGAAGTGATGGAGTTCTGTGCCGGAGGTGATTTGTACACCCTTGTCCTGTCGAGTGGCAAGCTCGAGGTGCAAGAGGCCGACTGCTTCTTCAAGCAAATGATGCGAGGTGTCGAATACCTGCACGAAATGGGTGTAGCGCACCGTGACCTCAAGCCGGAAAACCTCCTCCTGACGACGCGTGGTGCTCTCAAGATTACCGATTTCGGTAACGGAGAGTGCTTCCGCATGGCATGGGAGACGGATGCGCACATGGTTTCTGGCCTTTGCGGCTCGGCTCCTTATATCGCCCCCGAAGAGTACACAGACAAGGAGTTTGATGCTCGAGCAGTTGACGTGTGGGCTTGCGGTGTTATTTACATGGCAATGCGCACAGGTCGTCACCTCTGGCGActtgccaagaaggatgacgacgagttTTATGCTCGCTATCTCGAAGGTCGCCGAGATGAGGAAGGTTACGGCCCTATCGAGTCTCTTCATCGG GCTCGCTGTCGTAATGTCATCTACTCGGTTCTTGACCCTCACCCGACTCGCCGCTTGACAGCCGCCCAGGTCCTTAAGTCAGAATGGGTGCGCGAGATCAAGCTCTGTAaggccggcgaggagggtctGTAA
- a CDS encoding Fork-head domain-containing protein, with protein sequence MAKHTRFSALDEPVDIFQDEIFESAAPMTSHAPMPSVTKPNRRPLTSSSSNVVFNPPATSHSTYSTFKTRPSSSSHIPLNSSLGNKLNMVPMAPPSTRGHNASMPQKGPYLSEFKTGPQKPSIDISFDYGKENIRPQLFPAPPAVNLPAETYYRKPNGKRALMDAAPIKDSRPAKKIKAEPAATVIPPPDAFPPIIDDGNKPPHSYAQLIGMAILRSPKKRLTLAQIYKWISDNYSFYSPSDAGWQNSIRHNLSLHKNFNKIERPKDDPGKGNYWAIEPGTESQFLKEKTTRKSASASENLPVMSTRLEPSRSTRAPIQEPTLPPPIPISQATLPPLPTSQATMSMPPELSSDATIPVSDNIGPEDAADKADNDAPHDSSLYSPLPAAMHSSPPVSRHMEPRSNTPPPIARNPASSISRSRRRKFASMDDSGYISSLDSSVVRPNQKAYLLTSEADRPRMKVRGRAEEEIARLRGSSPFSPTKSRFCPPVSSSPLRLHDNQMLPPLTPVIKIKPPVRPPPSVSPNTNLRLHRDKVQSILQSPIRRVSALGGLGDIAPWSPAFNLDDPVYSFDCDVVNSADFEVFHGLPNLEGDAFAGISSAEAGSPVKRSVKRNRLDRSVSTSALGEITNSAVKKPIASAPLLKAPEPSAAYDSPSKIFEGLSSPSRMFQQSPIRNQSPSKFASLPDLPADCDWPSMMMDPVGFMNHGTPDVANFSNLDIFKGFEKIGSGSQNTSNDNENSTNSNSANPRGSKPGLGRSYSTAF encoded by the coding sequence ATGGCCAAGCACACGCGTTTTTCGGCTTTGGACGAGCCAGTAGACATCTTCCAGGACGAGATCTTCGAGAGCGCCGCCCCTATGACCAGTCACGCTCCCATGCCCTCAGTCACAAAACCCAACCGACGACCCCtgacgagctcgagctccAACGTCGTCTTCAACCCACCCGCCACTTCGCACAGCACATATTCGACCTTCAAGACaaggccgtcttcttcgtcacaCATTCCCCTGAATTCGTCGCTCGGGAACAAGTTGAACATGGTCCCCATGGCTCCTCCATCAACCAGAGGCCACAACGCCAGCATGCCTCAAAAGGGGCCCTACCTATCAGAATTCAAGACAGGCCCTCAAAAGCCATCCATTGATATCAGTTTCGACTATGGAAAGGAGAACATTCGCCCTCAGCTCTTCCCGGCACCACCCGCTGTCAACCTCCCGGCCGAAACCTACTACCGCAAGCCCAACGGCAAGCGAGCGCTCATGGATGCTGCTCCCATCAAGGACTCAAGaccagcaaagaagatcaaggctgagccGGCCGCCACAGTCATTCCTCCTCCCGACGCCTTCCCACCCATCATCGATGACGGCAACAAGCCTCCTCACAGCTACGCCCAACTGATTGGAATGGCCATTCTCCGATCTCCTAAGAAACGACTCACACTTGCCCAGATTTACAAGTGGATCAGCGACAACTACTCCTTTTACAGTCCTTCCGATGCCGGTTGGCAGAATAGCATCCGCCATAACCTCAGCCTCCACAAGAACttcaacaagatcgagagACCCAAGGACGACCCCGGCAAGGGCAACTACTGGGCCATCGAACCCGGCACTGAGTCCCAGTTCCTGAAGGAAAAGACTACGCGCAAATCTGCATCCGCCTCGGAGAATCTGCCTGTCATGTCAACTCGGCTAGAGCCCTCGCGTTCGACTCGTGCCCCGATCCAGGAGCCTACTCTCCCTCCGCCCATTCCCATCAGCCAGGCTACTCTCCCACCCCTTCCCACTTCTCAAGCCACCATGTCGATGCCTCCGGAGTTGTCTTCGGATGCAACCATCCCGGTCTCTGATAACATTGGTCCCGAAGATGCCGCAGACAAGGCCGATAACGATGCTCCTCACGACTCCTCCCTCTACTCACCTCTTCCCGCTGCCATGCACTCGTCACCTCCCGTCTCCCGGCACATGGAGCCCCGAAGCAACACTCCGCCTCCTATCGCTCGCAACCCCgcctcttccatctcacGATCTCGCAGGCGCAAGTTTGCGTCCATGGATGACAGTGGATacatctcttctcttgatTCATCCGTTGTCCGACCCAACCAGAAGGCTTACCTGCTGACATCAGAGGCCGACCGCCCAAGGATGAAGGTTCGAGGCCgtgccgaggaggaaatTGCCCGCCTGCGAGGATCCTCTCCCTTCAGCCCGACCAAGTCACGCTTCTGCCCGCCCGTTTCGTCCTCTCCGCTGCGACTTCACGACAATCAGATGCTTCCCCCGCTCACGCCTgtcatcaagatcaagcctCCTGTTCGACCACCTCCCTCGGTCTCTCCCAACACCAACCTTCGACTTCACCGTGACAAGGTCCAAAGCATTCTCCAGTCGCCTATCCGCCGGGTTAGTGCCCTCGGTGGCCTCGGTGATATTGCGCCATGGAGTCCTGCCTTCAACCTCGATGACCCCGTCTACAGCTTTGACTGCGATGTCGTGAACTCGGCCGACTTTGAGGTTTTCCACGGATTGCCAAACCTCGAGGGAGATGCCTTTGCTGGCATCAGCTCAGCTGAGGCTGGATCCCCTGTCAAGCGTTCTGTCAAGCGTAATCGGTTGGATCGATCTGTCTCTACATCCGCCCTAGGCGAGATCACAAACTCTGCCGTCAAGAAGCCCATCGCTTCCGCCCCCTTGCTCAAGGCCCCCGAGCCGTCTGCTGCGTATGACAGCCCTAGCAAGATCTTTGAAGGCCTCAgctcgccatcaaggatgTTCCAGCAATCCCCCATCAGGAACCAGTCCCCTTCCAAGTTTGCCAGCCTGCCAGACCTCCCTGCCGACTGTGACTGGCCCTCAATGATGATGGACCCTGTTGGCTTCATGAACCACGGTACGCCGGATGTCGCAAACTTTTCGAACCTAGACATCTTCAAGGGATTCGAGAAGATTGGCTCCGGATCACAAAACACCTCAAACGACAACGAAAACTCCACCAACTCCAACTCTGCCAACCCCAGGGGCAGCAAGCCCGGGCTGGGTCGGAGCTACTCTACTGCATTTTAA